In Candidatus Neomarinimicrobiota bacterium, a single window of DNA contains:
- a CDS encoding transposase: MRQEELTQHLGYERYQKREHHGSNSRNGSSTKHLKGEFGSIAIDVPRDREGEFEPLLIARHQREFGDLEGKILSLYARGMSVSVGSLFGTGYP; the protein is encoded by the coding sequence TTGAGACAGGAAGAGCTGACTCAGCATCTGGGATATGAACGTTATCAGAAGAGAGAGCATCATGGTAGCAACTCACGCAATGGTAGTAGCACCAAACATTTAAAAGGGGAGTTTGGTAGCATTGCAATAGATGTGCCCCGAGACCGTGAAGGGGAATTTGAGCCATTGCTGATTGCCAGGCATCAACGTGAATTTGGCGATCTTGAGGGTAAGATTCTCTCTTTGTATGCCAGAGGAATGAGCGTATCCGTAGGATCCCTATTCGGGACGGGATATCCGTGA